A DNA window from Helianthus annuus cultivar XRQ/B chromosome 15, HanXRQr2.0-SUNRISE, whole genome shotgun sequence contains the following coding sequences:
- the LOC110912382 gene encoding protein LONGIFOLIA 1: MAAKVVYTVRDDKQGLQKQLGCMNGIFHLLDRGYLLGLHRHWRNQNRLTTGQSENGEKDMKKSSEKAKERNQKKRMIEKSRASVDSSRNSSSSSGSSTTFSYFDCSRRVQTECQLPSVPTSPNLHKKQREWSAPTPDIRDVVKDSMTRASRVTKAERVGPFMKHVDSPRPFTHQNPIQYNRKDQNLVKIHKTSSEVKKVKEISRFSCDERESKYSLKSTFKVNELPRLSLDSKRNPKKNYMNEPRSEPRISNRSSSGIVARLMGLDGLTDSICEVKPAYGDQLGSRSPKMHSKIKPTLQPQESCDRGSREPFKTSGEDLRAFKKIVEAMQMTKTAFEKSDQPGSPTVKGSSSPKKHELLNRSVKPAKLATEPVMVTGLHYVNHTARKLVKDPNPRNNKVTGTTSRSLEDLTGERPVSSPRPQRSKNGIDKQCVNGPSSDSSRIKRQSHLKTRHAKIKPVNPKKNNEQPCIYSDGPRNLSQDGDAVNSLKSESKQEVTPNNFVERLIDKPMVELAKLTVDQASPVSVLDAFYAEDTPSPVKKKPNAFNDYSNFCIDETEWNQVGVYNLATRTDSSDFHQTELLNSTDGERAKYPCESTNGDHKYIKEILSAAGFLKDPDSAIRIAQLHSTGSMIKPELFHILEKTNKECHKNNPSSNSREKVRRKLIFDSVNDILFHKVVVSGFSGKRCVRIVDGEKLLTEVWLEIDGLESSSERCVYDEDDGIKILVSADLNRSSQDWDEYCYEVPGLVLDIERLIFKDLIDEVVNADAAGVQHRQVRHCRRLFSM; the protein is encoded by the exons ATGGCTGCTAAGGTTGTATACACAGTTAGAGATGACAAACAAGGGCTGCAAAAGCAGTTAGGATGCATGAATGGGATTTTTCATCTCCTTGACCGCGGTTACCTTCTCGGTCTACACCGACATTGGCGGAACCAGAACAGGCTAACTACAG GTCAAAGTGAAAATGGTGAAAAGGATATGAAGAAATCATCAGAGAAAGCTAAG GAGAGAAACCAAAAGAAGAGGATGATAGAAAAGAGTCGAGCCTCGGTTGATTCGTCACGAAACTCGTCGTCTTCTTCTGGCTCGTCTACCACTTTCTCATATTTTGATTGTAGCAGACGGGTTCAAACCGAATGTCAACTTCCCTCTGTACCCACATCCCCAAACCTGCATAAAAAACAGCGAGAGTGGTCTGCGCCGACACCCGATATCAGAGACGTGGTCAAGGACTCAATGACTAGAGCGAGTCGCGTGACGAAAGCTGAACGAGTCGGCCCCTTCATGAAGCATGTTGATTCTCCAAGGCCTTTTACGCACCAAAATCCCATTCAATATAATAGAAAAGACCAAAACCTTGTAAAGATTCATAAGACTTCATCAGAGGTAAAAAAAGTCAAGGAGATATCAAGATTTTCTTGTGATGAAAGGGAATCAAAATACTCATTGAAGTCAACTTTCAAAGTCAATGAGCTTCCAAGGCTATCATTAGATAGTAAGCGAAACCCGAAAAAGAATTACATGAATGAGCCAAGAAGCGAGCCGAGAATAAGTAACAGATCATCATCGGGTATTGTGGCTCGGTTAATGGGTCTGGATGGTTTAACAGACTCCATTTGTGAAGTTAAACCGGCTTATGGTGACCAATTGGGTTCACGTTCTCCAAAGATGCATTCGAAGATTAAACCAACTTTGCAGCCGCAGGAAAGTTGTGACCGTGGTTCCAGAGAACCGTTTAAAACATCAGGGGAGGATCTCAGAGCATTTAAGAAGATAGTTGAAGCAATGCAAATGACAAAAACAGCGTTCGAGAAAAGTGACCAACCGGGTTCACCGACAGTCAAGGGTAGTAGCTCACCAAAGAAACATGAACTCTTGAACCGGTCTGTGAAACCAGCTAAGCTGGCTACTGAACCCGTGATGGTCACGGGCCTTCATTACGTTAACCATACGGCTAGAAAGTTGGTAAAAGATCCGAATCCAAGGAACAATAAAGTAACCGGTACGACATCAAGATCACTAGAGGACCTGACTGGAGAGAGACCCGTCTCGAGCCCAAGACCGCAAAGGTCAAAGAATGGTATTGACAAGCAATGTGTTAACGGGCCATCATCTGACTCGAGCAGAATCAAAAGGCAATCCCATTTGAAGACAAGACACGCGAAAATCAAACCCGTTAATCCAAAGAAAAACAATGAACAACCATGTATATACAGTGATGGACCTAGAAACTTAAGCCAAGATGGCGATGCAGTTAATTCCCTAAAATCAGAAAGTAAACAGGAAGTCACACCG AATAACTTTGTTGAAAGATTGATAGATAAGCCAATGGTCGAACTTGCCAAACTTACCGTGGATCAAGCAAGTCCCGTATCAGTTCTTGATGCCTTTTATGCAGAGGATACGCCATCTCCAGTAAAGAAGAAACCGAATGCTTTCAATG ATTATAGCAACTTCTGCATTGATGAAACGGAGTGGAATCAAGTGGGGGTCTATAACTTGGCGACCCGTACAGACTCAAGTGATTTCCATCAAACTGAATTATTGAACTCCACTGATGGCGAGAGAGCAAAATATCCATGCGAAAGCACAAATGGGGACCATAAATACATTAAAGAGATACTATCAGCAGCGGGTTTTCTAAAAGATCCAGACTCCGCCATCAGGATAGCCCAGCTTCATTCTACCGGCAGCATGATAAAGCCCGAGTTGTTCCATATTCTGGAgaaaacaaacaaagaatgcCACAAAAACAACCCGAGTTCTAACTCCAGGGAGAAAGTCAGAAGAAAATTAATCTTTGATTCCGTGAATGATATTCTTTTCCACAAGGTAGTCGTGTCGGGCTTTTCTGGAAAAAGATGTGTGCGAATTGTGGATGGAGAAAAGCTACTGACCGAAGTGTGGTTGGAGATAGATGGTCTAGAAAGTAGTTCCGAGAGATGCGTATATGATGAAGATGATGGAATAAAGATCCTTGTAAGTGCAGATTTGAATAGAAGTTCACAGGATTGGGACGAGTACTGTTATGAGGTTCCTGGTCTTGTTCTAGACATAGAGCGTCTTATTTTCAAAGATTTGATTGATGAGGTTGTGAATGCTGATGCAGCCGGTGTGCAACATCGACAAGTGAGACACTGCCGGCGATTGTTTTCCATGTAA